One Peterkaempfera bronchialis DNA window includes the following coding sequences:
- a CDS encoding DMT family transporter, with the protein MPAVRPDTAADRRAAAVPAAPGGPPPHRLPTLDLLLLAISVGGISLSAPLISATAAPALAIAFWRNTMAVGVLGPYALLRHRAELRRIGRRALLLTLAAGLLLALHFALWLPSLRMTSVASSTALVTTTPLWATLIMRLRGRRAPLTVWIGTCIAFSGVLVLTGVDLTLSSRALAGDALALAAGLAAAGYLLLGAEVRRTVSTTAYTLVCYATTAVLLLVAALASGAALGGWDAGTWWKLVLLTATAQLLGHSLSNRVVRTLGASVTSTAILLETPGAALIAAVWLGQLPPVAAYPAVALILAGLVLVIRTNRRG; encoded by the coding sequence GTGCCCGCCGTCCGGCCCGACACCGCAGCAGACCGCCGAGCCGCAGCCGTCCCGGCCGCACCCGGCGGCCCGCCGCCGCACCGGCTGCCGACGCTGGACCTGCTGCTGCTCGCGATCTCCGTCGGCGGGATCTCCCTCTCCGCGCCGCTGATCAGCGCCACCGCCGCCCCCGCCCTGGCCATCGCCTTCTGGCGGAACACCATGGCGGTGGGCGTGCTCGGCCCGTACGCGCTGCTGCGGCACCGCGCCGAGCTGCGCCGGATCGGCCGCCGCGCGCTGCTGCTGACGCTGGCCGCGGGTCTCCTGCTGGCCCTGCACTTCGCGCTCTGGCTGCCCAGTCTGCGGATGACCTCGGTGGCGTCCTCCACCGCGCTGGTCACCACCACCCCGCTCTGGGCGACCCTGATCATGCGGCTGCGCGGCCGACGCGCGCCGCTGACCGTCTGGATCGGCACCTGCATCGCCTTCAGCGGCGTCCTGGTCCTCACCGGGGTCGACCTCACGCTCTCGTCGCGCGCCCTGGCCGGCGACGCGCTGGCGCTGGCCGCCGGACTGGCGGCGGCCGGCTATCTGCTGCTGGGCGCGGAGGTCCGCCGTACGGTCTCCACCACCGCGTACACGCTGGTCTGCTACGCCACCACGGCGGTGCTGCTGCTGGTCGCCGCGCTGGCCTCCGGCGCGGCGCTCGGCGGCTGGGACGCCGGGACCTGGTGGAAGCTGGTGCTGCTCACCGCGACCGCGCAACTGCTCGGCCACTCGCTGAGCAACCGGGTGGTGCGCACCCTCGGCGCCTCGGTCACCTCCACCGCGATCCTGCTGGAGACCCCGGGCGCGGCCCTGATCGCCGCCGTCTGGCTGGGCCAGCTGCCGCCGGTCGCCGCCTACCCGGCGGTGGCGCTGATCCTGGCCGGTCTGGTGCTGGTGATCCGCACCAACCGGCGCGGCTGA
- a CDS encoding SigE family RNA polymerase sigma factor has protein sequence MRAQDTERDEEFHGFVTGRWPRLLRTAYLLAGDRHTAEDLVQSALERAYVAWGRVRRADDPDAYVRRILVNEHARRFRRRPREQLVTAVPDHPGRDGFAQLDERAALMHALTSLPPRQRQAVVLRYWEDLSESQTALAMGCSVGTVKSQASKGLAKLRSALPSAAVETRVGGAA, from the coding sequence ATGAGAGCGCAGGACACCGAACGGGACGAGGAGTTCCACGGGTTTGTCACCGGCCGCTGGCCGCGCCTGCTGCGTACCGCGTATCTGCTGGCCGGGGACCGGCACACGGCCGAGGACCTGGTCCAGTCGGCGCTGGAGCGGGCCTATGTGGCCTGGGGTCGGGTACGGCGGGCGGACGACCCGGACGCCTATGTCCGGCGGATCCTGGTCAATGAGCACGCCCGCCGGTTCCGAAGGCGCCCGCGCGAGCAGCTGGTCACCGCCGTCCCGGACCATCCGGGACGGGACGGCTTCGCGCAGCTGGACGAGCGGGCGGCGCTGATGCACGCCCTGACGAGCCTGCCGCCTCGGCAGCGGCAGGCCGTGGTGCTGCGCTACTGGGAGGACCTGAGCGAGAGCCAGACAGCGCTGGCCATGGGCTGCTCGGTGGGCACGGTCAAGAGCCAGGCGTCGAAGGGGCTGGCGAAGCTTCGCTCCGCCCTTCCGTCGGCTGCTGTGGAGACACGCGTGGGAGGTGCGGCATGA
- a CDS encoding magnesium and cobalt transport protein CorA — translation MSMIRDLRAVVRPHRRRGVAAFDGTLSESTPSAVVDCAVYSAGKRVGDTCSPREAAHRVRLANGEQSAEGSFVWIGLHEPTEAEFEGIAKRFGLHPLAVEDAVHAHQRPKLERYDDVLFAVFKTIRYVEHGQLTPTSEVVSTGEVMVFTGKDFVITVRHGEHGSLRALRRRLEGDTELLAKGPSAVLHAIADQVVDGYLAVVDELQSDVDEAEFEVFASRTRKSSDIGRVYQLKREVLEFKRAAGPLLRPMQLLSERPMRMVDPDIQKYFRDVADHLARVNEQVAAFDELLNSLLQANLAQVSVAQNEDMRKITAWAAIFAVPTMITGVEGMNFQFMPERDTLYGYPVLMACTLLVCALMYRGFRRNGWL, via the coding sequence ATGTCGATGATCCGCGACCTGCGCGCCGTCGTCCGTCCGCACCGCCGCCGTGGCGTTGCCGCCTTCGACGGCACCCTTTCCGAGTCGACTCCCAGCGCAGTGGTGGACTGCGCCGTGTACTCCGCCGGCAAGCGCGTCGGCGACACCTGTTCCCCGCGCGAGGCCGCGCACCGGGTGCGGCTGGCCAATGGCGAGCAGAGCGCCGAGGGGTCCTTTGTCTGGATCGGCCTGCATGAGCCCACCGAGGCCGAGTTCGAGGGCATCGCCAAGCGGTTCGGGCTGCACCCGCTGGCCGTGGAGGACGCCGTCCATGCCCACCAGCGGCCCAAGCTGGAGCGCTACGACGATGTGCTCTTCGCCGTCTTCAAGACCATCCGCTATGTGGAGCACGGCCAGCTCACCCCCACCAGCGAGGTGGTCTCCACCGGCGAGGTGATGGTCTTCACCGGCAAGGACTTCGTCATCACCGTGCGGCATGGTGAGCACGGCTCGCTGCGCGCGCTGCGCCGCCGGCTGGAGGGGGACACGGAGCTGCTGGCCAAGGGCCCGTCGGCGGTGCTGCACGCCATCGCCGACCAGGTGGTCGACGGCTACCTCGCGGTGGTGGACGAGTTGCAGAGCGATGTCGACGAGGCGGAGTTCGAGGTCTTCGCCTCCAGGACCCGCAAGAGCTCCGACATCGGCCGGGTGTACCAGCTCAAGCGCGAGGTGCTGGAGTTCAAGCGGGCGGCCGGGCCGCTGCTGCGGCCGATGCAGCTGCTCTCGGAGCGGCCGATGCGGATGGTCGACCCGGACATCCAGAAGTACTTCCGCGATGTCGCCGACCACCTGGCCCGGGTCAATGAGCAGGTGGCCGCCTTCGACGAACTGCTGAACTCGCTGCTCCAGGCCAACCTGGCCCAGGTGTCGGTGGCGCAGAACGAGGACATGCGCAAGATCACCGCCTGGGCGGCCATCTTCGCCGTGCCGACCATGATCACCGGCGTGGAGGGGATGAACTTCCAGTTCATGCCGGAGCGGGACACCCTGTACGGCTACCCGGTGCTGATGGCCTGCACCCTGCTGGTCTGCGCCCTGATGTACCGGGGCTTCCGCCGCAACGGCTGGCTCTGA
- a CDS encoding suppressor of fused domain protein: MAFHDPGFADGPDPLSRDAVLAAVEARLLTAFGEPTGRAAVTFLGADRIEVLRFGPGGAGDPGDAGGPADAALVRYATLGMAAAPMADPTAAVTDPVRGPRAELLLSVRGGRDDVLRTLAVLAATPQVEGLVVAPGAALDVGGPLWAGAPFHSVLVAEPGGLVADLELDTPADPVRFLPLLPMTPNEAAYKRVHGAAALQDRWLRHATDLRDPRRRAVELD, encoded by the coding sequence ATGGCCTTCCATGACCCAGGCTTTGCCGACGGCCCGGATCCGCTCTCCCGCGACGCCGTGCTGGCCGCCGTGGAGGCCCGGCTGCTCACCGCCTTCGGGGAGCCGACCGGGCGGGCCGCCGTCACCTTCCTCGGTGCCGACCGGATCGAGGTGCTGCGCTTCGGACCCGGAGGCGCCGGAGACCCCGGAGACGCCGGAGGCCCCGCCGACGCCGCGCTGGTGAGGTACGCCACCCTGGGCATGGCCGCCGCGCCCATGGCCGACCCCACCGCGGCCGTCACCGACCCGGTGCGCGGGCCGCGCGCGGAGCTGCTGCTCTCGGTGCGCGGCGGCCGGGACGACGTGCTCCGCACCCTGGCCGTGCTGGCGGCCACCCCGCAGGTCGAGGGCCTGGTCGTGGCACCGGGCGCCGCCCTGGACGTCGGCGGTCCGCTCTGGGCGGGCGCCCCGTTCCACTCCGTCCTGGTCGCCGAGCCCGGCGGCCTGGTGGCGGACCTGGAGCTGGACACGCCGGCCGACCCGGTGCGCTTTCTGCCGCTGCTCCCCATGACCCCGAACGAGGCCGCGTACAAGCGCGTCCATGGAGCGGCGGCCCTCCAGGACCGCTGGCTGCGGCACGCCACCGACCTGCGCGACCCTCGGCGCCGCGCGGTGGAGCTGGACTGA
- a CDS encoding MarC family protein yields MALFDVATFGSLFVTLFVIMDPPGTIPIFLALTSGRAARTQRRMAWQAAAVALGVITAFGLFGHQILDYLHVSIPALQVSGGLLLLLIALDLLTGKIEEPTQTKEVNVALVPLGTPLLAGPGAIVAVILAVQGAHGAGQQVAVWTAIVLMHVVMWLTMRYSLIVIRVIKEGGVVLVTRLSGLLLSAIAVQLVADGVLAFVRDAS; encoded by the coding sequence ATGGCCCTCTTCGACGTCGCGACCTTCGGGTCGCTCTTCGTCACCCTCTTCGTGATCATGGACCCGCCGGGCACCATCCCCATCTTCCTGGCCCTCACCTCCGGCCGCGCCGCCCGCACCCAGCGCCGGATGGCCTGGCAGGCCGCTGCGGTGGCCCTCGGGGTGATCACCGCGTTCGGCCTCTTCGGCCACCAGATCCTGGACTATCTGCATGTCTCGATCCCGGCGCTCCAGGTCTCCGGCGGACTGCTGCTTCTGCTGATCGCGCTGGACCTGCTCACCGGCAAGATCGAGGAGCCCACCCAGACCAAGGAGGTCAATGTCGCCCTGGTCCCGCTGGGCACCCCGCTGCTGGCCGGTCCCGGCGCCATCGTCGCCGTGATCCTGGCGGTCCAGGGTGCGCACGGCGCCGGGCAGCAGGTCGCGGTGTGGACGGCCATCGTGCTGATGCACGTGGTGATGTGGCTGACGATGCGCTACTCGCTGATCGTCATCCGGGTCATCAAGGAGGGCGGTGTGGTCCTGGTCACCCGTCTCTCCGGTCTGCTGCTCTCCGCCATCGCGGTGCAGCTGGTCGCCGACGGCGTCCTCGCCTTCGTCCGCGACGCCTCCTGA
- a CDS encoding PHP domain-containing protein, translating to MRIDLHAHSNASDGTDSPAELVTAAVRAGLDVVALTDHDTVSGHAEAAAALRALAPGTLTLVTGAELSCRVEGISMHLLAYLFDPEEPDLARERELVRTDRFRRGEAVVERCRALGAPISWDQVRRIAGGGAVGRPHIASALVEAGVVPTVGDAFTLEWLANGGRADVRKHELDPVEAVRLVRAAGGVPVFAHPGAVKRGRTVPDQVIAELAAAGLAGLEVDHMDHDEPTRARLRGLAADLGLLVTGSSDYHGSRKTVRLGEFTTDPGVYEELVAQATGAKPLTA from the coding sequence GTGCGCATCGACCTGCACGCCCACAGCAACGCCTCGGACGGGACCGACTCCCCGGCGGAGCTGGTCACCGCTGCGGTACGCGCCGGGCTCGACGTGGTGGCCCTCACCGACCACGACACCGTCTCCGGGCACGCCGAGGCCGCCGCCGCGCTGCGCGCCCTGGCCCCGGGCACGCTGACGCTGGTGACCGGCGCCGAGCTGTCCTGCCGGGTCGAGGGCATCAGCATGCATCTGCTGGCCTACCTCTTCGACCCCGAGGAGCCCGACCTCGCCCGCGAACGCGAGCTGGTCCGCACCGACCGCTTCCGCCGTGGCGAGGCCGTCGTGGAGCGGTGCCGTGCGCTCGGGGCGCCGATCAGCTGGGACCAGGTACGCCGGATCGCGGGCGGCGGCGCGGTCGGCCGCCCGCATATCGCCAGCGCCCTGGTCGAGGCCGGCGTGGTGCCCACCGTCGGCGACGCCTTCACCCTGGAGTGGCTGGCCAACGGCGGCCGGGCCGATGTGCGGAAGCACGAGCTGGACCCGGTCGAGGCGGTGCGCCTGGTGCGCGCCGCCGGGGGCGTCCCGGTCTTCGCCCACCCGGGCGCCGTCAAGCGGGGCCGCACGGTGCCGGACCAGGTGATCGCCGAACTGGCGGCGGCCGGACTGGCGGGCCTGGAGGTCGACCACATGGACCACGACGAGCCGACCCGGGCCCGGCTGCGCGGCCTGGCCGCCGACCTCGGCCTGCTGGTCACCGGCTCCAGCGACTACCACGGCAGCCGCAAGACGGTGCGGCTCGGCGAGTTCACCACCGACCCGGGCGTCTACGAGGAGCTGGTGGCCCAGGCCACCGGCGCCAAGCCGCTCACCGCCTGA
- a CDS encoding DUF6758 family protein, whose product MRGEPSCPRCGGRVRAPGLFSDTWQCDTHGAVHPLQPVVPPSIEALAVAVARSQVPVWMPWPLPVGWLYTGIAHAGDDLSGARATAVACSGPGPLGGFGELVLVAEELGVGLGARYAGITGPDPGDAISLDKPPDAKLLAAGRPTPMWHLPHTPDDRAVFVGEAMGLWIWAVAWPERSGMLMYDELVLTDLRDAGAELELLPCGALSPRILS is encoded by the coding sequence ATGAGGGGCGAGCCCAGTTGTCCGAGGTGCGGAGGACGCGTCCGCGCCCCCGGCCTCTTCTCCGACACCTGGCAGTGCGACACCCACGGCGCCGTCCACCCCCTGCAACCGGTGGTACCGCCCAGCATCGAGGCGCTGGCCGTGGCGGTGGCGCGCTCCCAGGTGCCCGTCTGGATGCCCTGGCCGCTGCCCGTGGGGTGGCTCTACACCGGCATCGCCCATGCGGGCGACGACCTCTCGGGCGCCCGGGCCACCGCCGTGGCCTGCTCCGGGCCCGGCCCGCTGGGCGGCTTCGGCGAGCTGGTGCTGGTCGCCGAGGAGCTGGGCGTGGGTCTGGGCGCCCGGTACGCCGGGATCACCGGCCCCGACCCGGGCGACGCCATCTCCCTGGACAAGCCGCCGGACGCCAAGCTGCTGGCCGCCGGCCGCCCCACCCCGATGTGGCACCTCCCGCACACCCCGGACGACCGCGCGGTCTTCGTGGGCGAGGCGATGGGGCTCTGGATCTGGGCCGTCGCCTGGCCCGAGCGGTCCGGGATGCTGATGTACGACGAGCTGGTGCTCACCGATCTGCGGGACGCCGGGGCCGAACTGGAGCTGCTTCCCTGCGGGGCACTCTCGCCGAGGATTCTCTCCTGA
- a CDS encoding MFS transporter has product MSTEPGPATGHRGAQSGILRQPMAVWATAGAAVVAFMGIGLVDPILPSIAKGLDATPSQVSLLFTSYFLITAVAMLVTGFVSSRIGGRKTLLAGLALVVVFAALAGTSDTVGQLVGFRAGWGLGNALFVSTSLAVIVGAASGGSESAILLYESALGLGMACGPLLGALLGNASWRYPFFGTATLMAVGFVAIAALLKEQPKPARRTGLSEPIKALAHGGLATTAASAFFYNYAFFTVLAFSPFVLDMSPYRSGGVFFAWGVLLAVFSVLVAPRLQQRFGSVRVLGTSLVLMAADLMLLGYGSHGAAVAATIASGAFIGMNNTVYTELALEISDAPRPVASAGYNFVRWFAAAAAPFLAPKLEERFDVHAPFTVAAVAAVAAMLIAVVRRAHLRRDAVHEERVVGAHDPLAVELAAGQPR; this is encoded by the coding sequence ATGAGCACCGAGCCAGGTCCGGCCACCGGCCACCGCGGCGCGCAGTCCGGCATCCTGCGCCAGCCGATGGCCGTCTGGGCCACGGCCGGCGCCGCCGTCGTCGCCTTCATGGGCATCGGGCTCGTCGACCCGATCCTGCCCTCCATCGCCAAGGGGCTGGACGCCACCCCGAGCCAGGTGTCGCTGCTCTTCACCAGCTACTTCCTGATCACCGCCGTCGCCATGCTGGTCACCGGCTTCGTCTCCAGCCGGATCGGCGGCCGGAAGACCCTGCTGGCCGGCCTCGCCCTGGTGGTCGTCTTCGCCGCGCTGGCCGGCACCTCCGACACGGTGGGCCAGCTGGTCGGCTTCCGGGCCGGCTGGGGTCTCGGCAATGCGCTCTTCGTCTCCACCTCACTGGCGGTGATCGTGGGCGCCGCCAGCGGCGGCAGCGAGTCGGCGATCCTGCTCTATGAGTCCGCGCTCGGCCTCGGCATGGCCTGCGGTCCGCTGCTCGGCGCCCTGCTCGGCAACGCCAGCTGGCGCTACCCCTTCTTCGGCACCGCCACCCTGATGGCCGTCGGCTTTGTCGCCATCGCGGCGCTGCTCAAGGAGCAGCCCAAGCCCGCCCGGCGGACCGGCCTCAGCGAACCGATCAAGGCGCTGGCCCACGGCGGTCTGGCGACCACCGCAGCCAGCGCGTTCTTCTACAACTACGCCTTCTTCACCGTGCTGGCCTTCTCGCCGTTTGTGCTGGACATGAGCCCGTACCGGAGCGGCGGGGTCTTCTTCGCCTGGGGGGTGCTGCTCGCCGTCTTCTCGGTGCTGGTGGCCCCGCGCCTCCAGCAGCGGTTCGGGTCGGTCCGGGTGCTCGGCACCTCGCTGGTGCTGATGGCCGCCGACCTGATGCTGCTCGGCTACGGTTCGCACGGCGCGGCCGTCGCCGCCACCATCGCCTCCGGTGCCTTCATCGGCATGAACAACACCGTCTACACCGAGCTGGCGCTGGAGATCTCCGACGCGCCCCGGCCGGTCGCCTCGGCGGGCTACAACTTCGTCCGCTGGTTCGCCGCCGCAGCCGCCCCGTTCCTGGCTCCCAAGCTGGAGGAGCGCTTCGATGTGCACGCGCCCTTCACGGTGGCGGCGGTGGCCGCCGTCGCGGCCATGCTGATCGCCGTGGTGCGCCGGGCCCATCTGCGCCGCGACGCCGTGCACGAGGAGCGGGTGGTGGGGGCCCATGACCCGCTGGCGGTGGAGCTGGCCGCCGGGCAGCCGCGCTGA
- a CDS encoding alpha/beta fold hydrolase has translation MSTPPFLTLPRCARAVRLDTTRGTFAALEALPDGPLRATALLVPGFTGSKEDFIALLEPLSAAGVRVVAVDQRGQHETGGPADEAAYQLPELGLDVLALTEAVAAESGPPHLLGHSFGGYVVREAVLAAGEPAPWRSLTLLSTGPAAIEPNEAARTKLLLDALTVLDLEAIWQVMKEMEEGSGDQVEPPAPEVAAFLHRRWVSNVPQSLAAMGRRLIAEPDRVPELAAAALPKLVLSGDRDYAWPVPWQSAMAERLGARRVVIEGSGHSPNAERPAETARALLDFWATFR, from the coding sequence ATGAGCACGCCGCCCTTTCTGACCCTTCCGCGCTGCGCCCGGGCGGTCCGCCTGGACACCACCCGCGGCACCTTCGCCGCGCTGGAGGCGCTGCCCGACGGCCCGCTGCGCGCCACCGCGCTGCTGGTGCCCGGCTTCACCGGCAGCAAGGAGGACTTCATCGCCCTCCTGGAGCCGCTCTCCGCAGCCGGCGTCCGCGTGGTGGCGGTGGACCAGCGGGGCCAGCACGAGACCGGCGGCCCGGCCGACGAGGCGGCGTACCAGCTGCCGGAGCTGGGCCTGGACGTCCTGGCGCTCACCGAGGCGGTGGCCGCCGAGAGCGGTCCGCCACATCTGCTCGGTCACTCGTTCGGCGGATATGTCGTCCGGGAAGCGGTGCTGGCGGCCGGCGAGCCCGCCCCCTGGCGCTCGCTGACGCTGCTCAGCACCGGCCCGGCCGCGATCGAGCCCAATGAAGCGGCGCGTACCAAGCTGCTGCTGGACGCCCTCACGGTGCTGGACCTGGAGGCGATCTGGCAGGTGATGAAGGAGATGGAGGAGGGCAGCGGCGACCAGGTCGAGCCGCCGGCGCCCGAGGTGGCCGCGTTTCTGCACCGGCGCTGGGTCTCCAATGTGCCGCAGTCGCTGGCGGCCATGGGCAGGCGGCTGATCGCGGAGCCGGACCGGGTACCGGAGCTGGCCGCCGCGGCCCTGCCCAAGCTGGTGCTCTCCGGTGACCGGGACTACGCCTGGCCGGTCCCCTGGCAGTCCGCGATGGCGGAGCGGCTCGGCGCCCGCCGGGTGGTCATCGAGGGCTCCGGCCACTCCCCCAACGCCGAACGCCCCGCCGAGACGGCCCGTGCGCTGCTGGATTTCTGGGCAACTTTTCGTTAG
- a CDS encoding DEAD/DEAH box helicase, whose product MTLPVALTGHDVIGQAKTGTGKTLGFGLPLIDRVVVTADVEAGRHPAAELSEAPQALVVVPTRELCTQVTNDLQTAGKVRNVRVLAVYGGRAYEPQVEALRKGVDVVVGTPGRLLDLAGQRKLDLSKVRALVLDEADEMLDLGFLPDVEKIITMLPATRQTMLFSATMPGQVISLARRYMRQPTHIRATAPDDEGATVASVTQRIFRAHSLDKVEMVSRILQADGRGLAMIFCRTKRTAADVADQLTHRGFAAGAVHGDLGQGAREQALRAFRNGKVDVLVCTDVAARGIDVEGVTHVINYQCPEDEKTYLHRIGRTGRAGASGTAVTLVDWDDIPRWQLINKALELSFNDPQETYSTSPHLYELLGIAEGVTGVLPRAERTRAGLGAEQIEDLGETGGRGRERGRGSDRGGDRPRGGRPGKRGSDGPAASDSAPEEERPPRTRQRRRTRGGMTADGTAAPEQVVEDAKAAAETAPTDTPAAEGSAAPRRRRRSRGSGSAGTATADAPTATAVAEAPAKAKAEAPAEAATEADAAPRRRRRTRRPAAAGEAAPSEG is encoded by the coding sequence ATGACCCTGCCGGTCGCGCTGACCGGCCATGATGTCATCGGCCAGGCCAAGACCGGCACCGGCAAGACCCTCGGGTTCGGCCTGCCGCTCATCGACCGGGTGGTCGTCACCGCCGATGTGGAGGCCGGCCGGCACCCCGCCGCCGAGCTCTCCGAGGCGCCGCAGGCACTGGTCGTCGTCCCCACCCGCGAGCTGTGCACGCAGGTGACCAACGACCTCCAGACCGCCGGCAAGGTGCGCAACGTCCGGGTGCTGGCCGTCTACGGCGGCCGTGCCTACGAGCCCCAGGTGGAGGCCCTGAGGAAGGGCGTCGACGTGGTCGTCGGCACCCCGGGCCGACTGCTCGACCTGGCCGGCCAGCGGAAGCTGGACCTGTCCAAGGTCCGCGCGCTGGTGCTGGACGAGGCCGACGAGATGCTCGACCTGGGCTTTCTGCCCGACGTCGAGAAGATCATCACCATGCTGCCGGCCACCCGGCAGACCATGCTCTTCTCGGCTACCATGCCGGGCCAGGTGATCAGCCTCGCCCGCCGGTACATGCGCCAGCCCACCCACATCCGGGCCACCGCGCCGGACGACGAGGGCGCCACCGTGGCCTCCGTCACCCAGCGCATCTTCCGCGCCCACTCGCTGGACAAGGTCGAGATGGTCTCGCGCATCCTCCAGGCCGACGGCCGGGGACTGGCGATGATCTTCTGCCGGACCAAGCGCACCGCCGCCGATGTCGCCGACCAGCTGACCCACCGCGGCTTCGCGGCCGGCGCGGTCCACGGCGACCTCGGCCAGGGCGCCCGCGAGCAGGCGCTGCGCGCCTTCCGCAACGGCAAGGTGGACGTGCTGGTCTGCACCGACGTCGCCGCCCGTGGCATCGACGTCGAGGGCGTCACCCATGTGATCAACTACCAGTGCCCGGAGGACGAGAAGACCTACCTCCACCGGATCGGCCGCACCGGCCGCGCCGGGGCCTCCGGCACCGCAGTGACGCTGGTCGACTGGGACGACATCCCGCGCTGGCAGCTGATCAACAAGGCGCTGGAGCTGTCCTTCAACGACCCGCAGGAGACCTACTCCACCTCCCCGCACCTCTATGAGCTGCTGGGCATCGCCGAGGGTGTCACCGGTGTGCTGCCGCGCGCCGAGCGCACCCGCGCCGGGCTGGGAGCGGAGCAGATCGAGGACCTCGGCGAGACCGGTGGACGCGGCCGCGAGCGCGGCCGGGGCAGCGACCGGGGCGGCGACCGCCCGCGCGGTGGACGTCCCGGCAAGCGCGGCTCCGACGGGCCCGCCGCCTCGGACTCCGCTCCGGAGGAGGAGCGTCCGCCCCGTACCCGCCAGCGCCGCCGCACCCGTGGCGGGATGACGGCGGACGGCACCGCCGCGCCCGAGCAGGTGGTCGAGGACGCCAAGGCCGCCGCCGAGACCGCCCCGACCGACACCCCGGCCGCCGAGGGCAGCGCGGCCCCGCGCCGCCGTCGCCGCAGCCGGGGCTCCGGCTCGGCGGGCACCGCCACGGCGGACGCCCCGACCGCCACCGCCGTAGCGGAAGCCCCGGCCAAGGCCAAGGCCGAGGCCCCGGCCGAGGCAGCGACCGAGGCCGACGCCGCCCCGCGCCGGCGTCGCCGCACCCGCCGCCCTGCGGCGGCCGGGGAGGCCGCGCCGTCCGAGGGCTGA
- a CDS encoding ferritin-like fold-containing protein has translation MEAAETAGTGRESIGDWAKCSADPHYRDAVVDLLGALAYGELSAFERLAEDAKLAPSLADKAALAEMASAEFHHYRLLRDRLAAVDADPEQSMRPFVEPLDSFHRMTAPADWLEGLVKAFVGDAIAADFYREVAVRLDDDTRDLVLGVMADTGHAQFAVAKVRSAIDREPRVGGRLALWGRRLMGEALSQAQRVVAERDALSNLLIGGAEVRGFDLVEVGKMFNRITEAHTKRMAALGLAS, from the coding sequence GTGGAGGCCGCGGAGACCGCAGGGACCGGGCGCGAGTCGATCGGCGACTGGGCGAAGTGCTCCGCCGACCCGCACTACCGCGACGCGGTGGTGGACCTGCTCGGCGCCCTGGCCTACGGCGAGCTCAGCGCCTTCGAGCGGCTGGCCGAGGACGCCAAGCTCGCGCCGAGCCTGGCCGACAAGGCGGCGCTGGCCGAGATGGCCTCCGCCGAGTTCCACCACTACCGCCTGCTGCGCGACCGGCTGGCGGCGGTCGACGCCGACCCGGAGCAGTCCATGCGGCCCTTTGTGGAGCCGCTGGACTCCTTCCACCGGATGACCGCCCCGGCGGACTGGCTGGAGGGCCTGGTCAAGGCATTCGTCGGCGACGCCATCGCCGCCGACTTCTACCGCGAGGTCGCGGTCCGGCTGGACGACGACACCCGTGACCTGGTGCTCGGCGTGATGGCGGACACCGGGCATGCGCAGTTCGCGGTGGCCAAGGTCCGCTCCGCCATCGACCGGGAGCCCCGGGTGGGCGGTCGGCTCGCCCTCTGGGGCCGGCGGCTGATGGGCGAGGCGCTCAGCCAGGCGCAGCGGGTGGTCGCCGAGCGGGACGCGCTCTCCAACCTGCTGATCGGCGGCGCCGAGGTGCGCGGCTTCGACCTGGTCGAGGTCGGCAAGATGTTCAACCGGATCACCGAGGCCCACACCAAGCGGATGGCGGCGCTGGGCCTGGCCTCCTGA
- a CDS encoding DUF3107 domain-containing protein: MEVKIGVQNAAREIVLESSQTADEVERTVAQALEGGQKLFTLADEHGRRVIVPAERLAYVEIGEQTVRKVGFGTI; encoded by the coding sequence GTGGAGGTCAAGATCGGCGTGCAGAACGCGGCTCGCGAGATCGTTCTCGAAAGCTCGCAGACTGCCGATGAGGTCGAGCGGACAGTGGCCCAGGCGCTTGAGGGCGGCCAGAAGCTGTTCACGCTGGCCGATGAGCACGGCCGCCGCGTCATCGTCCCGGCCGAGCGCCTGGCGTACGTGGAGATCGGCGAGCAGACGGTGCGCAAGGTGGGCTTCGGCACCATCTGA